The nucleotide window CTCACCCTCACCCAACTGAGCCACcaacagagaaaaaaattgagAGTTGCATTCATTGCAAAATCTAGAGGAAGCACAAAAATCATAAACCAAAAATTATCTCATGAGTTAAGTGTTCAAACGCGTTTAAATACGTTTCAACGGTTAAATGACCTTTCCGGCGCGCTCATATAACACCGCTGCCATTACAAATGGTCACAAATTGAAAGGCATTTGGCAATGATCCTTGACATTGTTTTCGAAACGACCTTCCACAGCTATGAACAAACTTGTGCTTGTCCAAATGCACACCATCACTAAATTAATCAGCAGCACAGTAAGATGTCTTTTCCAGTGTTTCCGCCACACAGCCATTACTGGCAGATTTTTATAACGAGTCTCGATAGCAATTGAAACacttgtgaaaaaccattcgaTTCCCAACGGCACCGAGGTAGTTACAGCAAAGGACTGAAGGAGTTTCAAAGGTGAATTATTGTATGTGTAGAAATACTGATACAATTGTAGAAAAATGTTCACCGTAACGACGGCACTTGATTCGGAGAGCATGCTCATGATAGTGAGGTCAGCTGAGAGTCTCTCACTGCGAGGGGTGCGAAACCCTCCCCAGGCAATTTGCCTTTTCTCAAGGACCTGATGAAGAAAGTGATCAATGAAAGCCATGATAGAGCGATCAAAGACTTCTGCAATCCCATGAACCACTCCAATCAGAGCAACTGCGTCAAAACTTTGTAAATCCACTTGTAGAAGTCTCAGCATGATCGCTGACCCACAATACATAGGTGCCAAGAGTACAAAGGAAGTTCCCGGATGACTAATTCTGCACCAAAGCCGCTGAATGCTAATCCGTCCAGCTGCTTTAATGACAACAACTATGAGAGGAGTGAAGATAGCAATCAGGACTTTGCCCGATGCGTTTTGCTTGTTGTAAGCTGGATAAATAGAATACGCTGTTAGAATCGCTACAGCTTGTGCGAGGGCATATGGAACCACGAAAAGAACCATAAACTTCACGTGCTGTATCAGAGGTCCGAAGCAAAAATGCATCTTAATGATGTAAATAATAATGCAACTGGAAAGACAAAATACTGTTTCACCCGGAATACGTTGTAAGGCAGTCAATTTGGAATGGGAGAATCCACAAGCTTGCATGCCAAGTCGATAAACTGAGTCTAGAAGGTAAAAGAGAAGGCTGAGAAAAGCCATTGTTTTTCGGACGCCCAACAGCTGAAATGGACGGAAGTAAAAGCTTATGTCAATAAAAAACCAAAAGTACAGAAAACCGACCGATAAGGTTTCTGAAATTGTTATGAGCCATTGAAGCTTAATCGGTATTGATTCCTTGGGATGAAGTTGGCAATTGAGTTGTGTTTGGTAACAGAAATAATAGACAGTAAATGAGACCATACCAAAGAAAGTGGCACTTAACACCGATATCAAAAAACCGTAACACAGCGAATTCAACATTGTCCGGCTGATGGATGGTCTGAGACGTTTCCAAGCCATATCTCTTGCCTCTGGCGATAACTCAGGTGAGTGAGTGGTAAATGATGTCGACGAGGCGTTAATAAGTTGGACACGCAGAGACCGCCGGTTCGTTAGATAATCTGCTGAAGTAGCTTTGCTGTTACTGTACTCTTGATAAATGAGTTCACCTGTGTCCTGAGCATACCATTCTTTGCCAGTGCCTTCAAAAGGATTGTAACCACTGGTGTTTGAAACATCATCGCTTCCGCCTGATTCATAACGTTCAGCGACACTTCGAGTGAAGttgaagacgatgttgccaAAGAGTTCGGCAAAAGTGTGGCCCAGCATTTTAAAAGCGAGTTTATAAGAGCTATATGCCTTTTCGAATGTATCCGGCGGTATTATCTCTACTTAGCAGTTAATTTTATCTCGGTGGAGATCCCACGGCTCTCTGTCATAATCCTTGTCTAGGGATGAAAGAGTGGAGAGGAAATTGACCACTGGCTTAACTTGAAATAGGTCTCTGTGTTAGCAAGATTTCGGCAATGCAGACTGGGAATTGCGAAAGCGGATGTCACTTTTAATTTCTTAcggaaatgaaatttttttcaaacaaagtgaaacttgtgaaaaaacaaacattccGATAATATTTACTCGCTGATGGTGTGAAAGAGTGTAGAGACtagaaaaattttatttcaggCTGGCTGGGGACTGTCTTTGGTTTGGTTAATATCAGCTAAGCTGGATGTAAGGGTTTATAACCTAAGAACCAAATGACGAACCTGATTACCCATAGATGCTTctgaagaaaaaacaatttgaaaatgcCATATATGGGCACATATTTCAGACATTAATGTACTGTGCTTGTTAATGAATAAACTTACGCGATCTTCCCTTTTTTTACCCCACTTTCTAATACAACTTGAAGCCTCACTGCCTCAATCACCTTGTAACCCGAGGACATGGTTGTTGCGTCCACTCTTTTCGGGGTTTTGGTGAGGACATTTGGGGAGagtaatgaaatgaaaataagtTATTGTCCTCAattgaatagctgttattacagttgagcctgcaggcaaagcttcctttgtcttaggctgcattcagacgaggcttatgggtcaatacaatggaaaatgacccataagcctcgtttacatgtcaaaaccgctgataactgtaataacagccatttAAAGCCATGGAAGAAGTGATCAGCGGCCTTCCGATCAggtagcgaattcccacgtagactctgtgacccccctccgcagtatgattttatcatgtcagcggtcaccctaccttattaatattcaacttcgtcggcGATTCGTCGGCGATTCGTCGGCTACTTCATCGGAATTCTTGCTTCTTGTGTGTCAGTTGTCAGAGATTGTGAGCAGTTGatttttgaagttgtcttgtAACGCAATACTGTTTCGCAAATTTTAGCGTGACTTATGCAagtttctgcaatcattgaaatttcctgtctgtataaagaaatgaataaaccaTTCAGGTATACAATTATACATTGTATGTTACTAGTTAACTTGCACACGCAAGCTTGACGGTCACTTCCTAAATCGCTTCTCAAACGTCTTGTGATGGCGGCCGATCTTTGTGATTTCCGGGtgaccctaaaagccggaatcgtggaatcgcggaacgccggaaccacggaaaatcaCCCCAAATCCTAAATCACTGAATcatggaaaatgaccccaaatcctaaaacacggaatcacggaaaatgaccccaaatcctaaaacacggaatcacggaaaatgaaaaattgaaaagcatgCAAATGTAAATACTTTAAGCAGTCGCCACTAAATTATCTAATTCTGGCAATGGACGAAAAAGTAACTATGGTCGGCTTGATACATCATCTCTGAGTTATCTCTTACAAGCTGAATAGCCTCGAATGCTGAACGCGAATCAGTTTTCAGCAGTTGGAATATTTAGGACAGCAATGTATCTgcaacaactacaacaaaaaagttttttcttttcgcTTTCTAGTTACATTTTTTACGCTTTCTAGTTAAATTTTTTACGCTCTCCAGTTTTATGCATTCCACCTTTCAGGATTTGCGACGATATTCCCGCGTTCTGGCGTTTACAGTTTGGGGTGTTCCCATCTGCGTATAGCATCGTGGTGTGTGGTCGTAACTGAAGGAAGCTCACAATTGTGTTGCGTGGTTGACATGTGTCTTATCTTTTGTCACGATAGTTTCGTGACACTTAGTCACGAAGTTTCTGTGCCACTCACTACTTATTGCATttacatttcatttatttacttaatatttagagttccgtgttttaggatttggggtgattttccgtgattccgtgttttaggatttggggtcattttccgtggttccggcattccgcgattccggcttttagggtcgcccgTGATTTCCTGCGTAATATGcatgtgaaaagaaaaaaagaaaccttacaaggacttcgaaagaacatgcaattaaagatgatatttaaagatCATATCGATCGTCTTTTGACTGGCGTtcggctaaataataattacgataTGGTTTGTGGCATAATTTTTTCCCGAaattttacatttcagatttcctcattcaatacaATACGAGCAAAAACCTGTGAGATAATTCATCTCTCATATGACGAGGTTTCAGATTAATTTCGTACTGTTGGCGAAAGCGCGGAATATAATCCGAGTTGCCTTATAATTTACGGCTTCGTAAATTCCATAGCCAAGAAGATGTTAGCCAATTTGTCTTGAGATACAACGCAATGGGAACTTTACGgcggcccacaagggacatgctgcaaattaaaaaggttgctgcaataaaattgcagcaacttttataaatttgcagcaacatttataaaattgcagcaacttttataaatttgcagcaacctttttaatttgcagcatgtcccttgtgggccaccgtaggaactcgtgtatctttgcagacaagtttataaataaactcgCTGTGTTTCAATTCAGGTAAGatattcaatataatttttctCGTCGAGAACAAAGACAACGTTGATCGCCTCCTTGGATCGGGCGTCTGCAAACAACTGATTGATTGCGTGCGAATGGTTATTGCTCTTTCCTCGACAGATGAATCGCTGATTCAAGCCCATGATTGTTCCAGaccttctcatttctcgattctcgatccttGACTATACTGTCCTTATGTTTACGTTGTTTATTGTACAAAGAAGTAGCGCTGGTTAACTGCAGGCCGCGAGATTCTCGATGAATTCCGATGAACCGACGAAGTTGAAACAAGCtagggtgaccgctgacatgataaaatcatactgcggaagggggtcacagagtctacgtgggaattcgctacccCTTCTCGAGCGAACAAATGGCGGGGGTGGCGGGAAGTAATCGGTTTCCGGCCAATGTGCCCGACACTCCTCCGTCTTCGCCAGAAGAGTtatacatttaaaaaaattcctAAAATACCTCATCATGCAGCGCGGAGACCAGCACATGGATTGAGACGATCGGAAACCTAGAAAGTAGGTCAATGGGACCCCATGTAAAAATGAGGAAATGCTTGGATGATCGAGATTCAGGACCCGGCTTACTTTAGTCTGACCTCTTCTTGAAAAGGCCTTTGGTTATGGCCTCCTTTACTGTGACTAAGGTAGAAAAGATTGCTTCAAAGATGTAACATCGACTCAAAAGCAAGGTACAAAGACGGCGGTAGAGAACATGTTGGATGACGAACTACATCAACAGTGCTTCGAAACCTTAATGAGTGCTTAGCGGGATTCAGCTGACGTGATACTGGCAACCATGCTCCCAAACCGATCGTGGCAAACGCTCCTGAATTTTCTTAACATTGGTCGTAGCAGGgtaagctttttcttttttttcatttattggcGATTTATCATTTTGTTACtgttgataatgataataataatattaagacGATAAATTTGTACTTGGATTTTGAGAGGGGTGAGGGGAGGAAGTATTTATGGTCAAATTATAGCAATGTCGCATGAGTGTTGTGAGGTCATGGGCTCAATCCCTCTTGAAGCACTGAAGTTTTCAGGGTTacaagcaattgcttaaattgttcTTAACTGCGATTATCACAGCCAATTTGATTTCCGTTATGTACTTGACGCTTACACATTCTTGGTAACCAagcaatttttgggagaaagaAGTCTGGACACAAGGGAACGTGCAAGATTTCTCATCCTGCATGTGGTGGAAAGATTCAATTTTATTCTGTTGAACACAGAGGCCAACTTGAAGATAACATGGAAAGAAGATTTTCAAAAGAATTGAGATTCTGTCAAAGCTGTTGTTCaggtaaaacaaaaagcaatcaTTATTTCTGACCCCAAATCATGCAATTTATATCCCCAGAAAGAGATGTTGTAGCAGATATGCCATACCTCCCATTCTAAGCGGAAAATTAGACTAAAAAGTGCACCTTGTACTTAAGTGTTAACAATGTGTGAAATATGAAATAGTTTTACAAGATATTGTTTTTTTGCCCTTAAGATTCAAAGCAGTTCCTTGAGAATGCACACAATGCATAGTAAAGAAAACTAGAGAACATTGAGCAAGAATCCCTCTCTTGTTAACAAGTGCCATCACTTTCAACTTGACTGTGACCATGTAAAAGGGTCACTTCAAATTGCCAATTTCCAAAGGGTATGGCTTTCATAACTTTTACAACTAAGTCATTGGCTCATTCCATTTTTAAATTCTTtcttatcattaatattattgttattgtcattgttattgcAAAAGGGAAAATTCACCTGAATTTTCAGACCCTTCTAACAGTTGTTAAGGTTATTTGAACACATAGGTCAGCTTTAAGTtagaaattgaaacaaaagaacaatagaCCTGTGGATAAAATTTTGTAAGTGTATCTACTTTAGTATAACAATCTAAGTCTTCTTTATTGACGTTTATTTTTTCTAGCTGGAAGGTGGGCGTGATGCTCCCCTTCCTTCAATAGTCCTCCGTCACCTTTAGCTTGCtaattttacaaaaattgaaTACAAATTTGCAAACCAGTCTTTAAAATGGAGTTTATAAtggtggtgagagcactcgcctcccaccgatgtggcccgggttcgaatctcggatccggcgtcatatgtgggttgagtttgttggttctctactctacaccgagaggttttctccgggtactccggtttccgctctcctcaaaaaccagcatttcactcattctgttctgggggcacctatGTACTCTACTGGCTATTTAAGATTGTGAACTGCACCAttaagcagtctggcaaagtacCCCgaaaagtgttgtaaagcgcattagATCATTGCGCCATGGTAATGCCCTatagaaattaataaaattaatttattaattatcgCTGGTTTGTATATCTATTAATACTGTTAAAATGAAGTTTGAATCCTGACAAGGAATAACCTTAAACTAATTTGGGTCTTTCTTTTTCTGCGTTTCTCAAAGACGTTGTTGGTACCACTTCACTTTCTCTTGTGGCATGTCGCATGAGAGAAGCGACGCTGCGAGGAAAATGGAGCGGGGTGAGAGAAGCTCTCTCTCTTCTCCCCTGATTCTCCTCACGGCCTCAACGTTAGCTCGCTCTCAAGCAACTAAGCAACCAACAGGGAAAAAGTGTGAGAGTCGAACTCATTGTAAAGTCAAAAGCCAGTAACACAAAAATTATCAACAAAAAATTATCTGATGAGTAAGGCATTTAAACTGGTGTGGCCTCTGCG belongs to Acropora muricata isolate sample 2 chromosome 9, ASM3666990v1, whole genome shotgun sequence and includes:
- the LOC136927851 gene encoding uncharacterized protein — its product is MAGVAGSNRFPANVPDTPPSSPEELYRDSADVILATMLPNRSWQTLLNFLNIGRSRVSFFFFFIYWRFIILLLLIMIIIILRR